The Pan paniscus chromosome 12, NHGRI_mPanPan1-v2.0_pri, whole genome shotgun sequence genome window below encodes:
- the PCBP1 gene encoding poly(rC)-binding protein 1: MDAGVTESGLNVTLTIRLLMHGKEVGSIIGKKGESVKRIREESGARINISEGNCPERIITLTGPTNAIFKAFAMIIDKLEEDINSSMTNSTAASRPPVTLRLVVPATQCGSLIGKGGCKIKEIRESTGAQVQVAGDMLPNSTERAITIAGVPQSVTECVKQICLVMLETLSQSPQGRVMTIPYQPMPASSPVICAGGQDRCSDAAGYPHATHDLEGPPLDAYSIQGQHTISPLDLAKLNQVARQQSHFAMMHGGTGFAGIDSSSPEVKGYWASLDASTQTTHELTIPNNLIGCIIGRQGANINEIRQMSGAQIKIANPVEGSSGRQVTITGSAASISLAQYLINARLSSEKGMGCS, translated from the coding sequence ATGGATGCCGGTGTGACTGAAAGTGGACTAAATGTGACTCTCACCATTCGGCTTCTTATGCACGGAAAGGAAGTAGGAAGCATCATTGGGAAGAAAGGGGAGTCGGTTAAGAGGATCCGCGAGGAGAGTGGCGCGCGGATCAACATCTCGGAGGGGAATTGTCCGGAGAGAATCATCACTCTGACCGGCCCCACCAATGCCATCTTTAAGGCTTTCGCTATGATCATCGACAAGCTGGAGGAAGATATCAACAGCTCCATGACCAACAGTACCGCGGCCAGCAGGCCCCCGGTCACCCTGAGGCTGGTGGTGCCGGCCACCCAGTGCGGCTCCCTGATTGGGAAAGGCGGGTGTAAGATCAAAGAGATTCGCGAGAGTACGGGGGCGCAGGTCCAGGTGGCGGGGGATATGCTGCCCAACTCCACCGAGCGGGCCATCACCATCGCTGGCGTGCCGCAGTCTGTCACCGAGTGTGTCAAGCAGATTTGCCTGGTCATGCTGGAGACGCTCTCCCAGTCTCCGCAAGGGAGAGTCATGACCATTCCGTACCAGCCCATGCCGGCCAGCTCCCCAGTCATCTGCGCGGGCGGCCAAGATCGGTGCAGCGACGCTGCGGGCTACCCCCATGCCACCCATGACCTGGAGGGACCACCTCTAGACGCCTACTCGATTCAAGGACAACACACCATTTCTCCGCTCGATCTGGCCAAGCTGAACCAGGTGGCAAGACAACAGTCTCACTTTGCCATGATGCACGGCGGGACCGGATTCGCCGGAATTGACTCCAGCTCTCCAGAGGTGAAAGGCTATTGGGCAAGTTTGGATGCATCTACTCAAACCACCCATGAACTCACCATTCCAAATAACTTAATTGGCTGCATAATCGGGCGCCAAGGCGCCAACATTAATGAGATCCGCCAGATGTCCGGGGCCCAGATCAAAATTGCCAACCCAGTGGAAGGCTCCTCTGGTAGGCAGGTTACTATCACTGGCTCTGCTGCCAGTATTAGTCTGGCCCAGTATCTAATCAATGCCAGGCTTTCCTCTGAGAAGGGCATGGGGTGCAGCTAG